One genomic region from Desulfuromonas acetexigens encodes:
- the darG gene encoding type II toxin-antitoxin system antitoxin DNA ADP-ribosyl glycohydrolase DarG, whose translation MIKILIGNLFESKAHTLVNTVNCVGVMGKGVALEFKKRYPELFDDYARRCADKQVKPGDPYLYDDLFGTSILNFPTKDHWRSPSKVEDVIRGLDIFTEKYREWGIESIAFPPLGCGNGGLEWSVIGPIMYQKLSPLDIDIEIYAPFGTPRQQLTTEFLSQSASLEKAQAHKRAQHKLTAEWVALLEVLYRLERQPYANPVGRTIFQKICYTMTEQGIKTGFQFRQNSYGPFSDEVKTALSTFANANLIYEIQLGQMTALKIGPEYPAIREKFADEFRDFLPKINKTVDLFSRIKSTQQAEEVTTVFYAVRELKKLNPNGKVSEQEVYDYVLKWKRHWNNADKHDAIASSIRNLAILNWVKVTFSGSLPIEDAL comes from the coding sequence ATGATTAAAATTCTCATCGGCAACCTGTTCGAGAGCAAGGCCCACACCCTGGTCAACACGGTGAACTGTGTCGGCGTCATGGGGAAGGGAGTCGCGCTGGAGTTCAAGAAGCGTTACCCCGAGCTTTTCGACGACTATGCCCGGCGTTGCGCGGACAAGCAGGTCAAGCCCGGTGACCCCTATCTGTATGACGACCTGTTCGGGACCTCGATCCTGAACTTCCCGACCAAGGACCATTGGCGTTCGCCATCCAAGGTCGAGGACGTTATCCGGGGGTTGGACATTTTCACCGAGAAGTATCGTGAGTGGGGAATCGAATCGATTGCGTTTCCGCCTCTCGGGTGCGGCAACGGGGGTCTGGAGTGGAGCGTCATCGGACCGATCATGTACCAGAAGCTCTCCCCGCTTGACATCGACATTGAAATTTATGCGCCGTTCGGAACCCCTCGTCAGCAATTGACCACAGAGTTCCTGTCACAGTCGGCGTCTCTTGAAAAAGCACAAGCACACAAACGGGCGCAACACAAATTAACAGCGGAATGGGTCGCGTTGCTCGAAGTCCTGTATCGGCTTGAAAGGCAGCCCTATGCCAACCCGGTAGGGCGGACGATCTTCCAGAAAATTTGCTACACCATGACCGAGCAGGGAATAAAGACCGGGTTCCAGTTTCGACAGAACAGTTACGGTCCTTTCTCGGATGAGGTCAAAACGGCGCTGAGTACCTTCGCCAATGCCAATCTTATTTATGAAATCCAGCTTGGACAGATGACCGCTCTGAAAATCGGTCCGGAATATCCGGCGATCCGCGAGAAGTTTGCTGACGAATTCCGCGATTTCCTGCCAAAGATTAATAAAACCGTCGATCTATTCAGTCGGATCAAGAGCACGCAGCAGGCCGAGGAGGTCACCACCGTTTTTTATGCGGTCCGAGAACTCAAGAAACTGAACCCAAATGGTAAAGTCAGTGAGCAGGAGGTGTACGATTACGTTCTCAAGTGGAAACGCCATTGGAACAACGCGGATAAACATGATGCCATTGCCTCGTCCATCCGCAACCTCGCGATACTGAACTGGGTGAAGGTGACATTTAGCGGTTCGTTGCCAATTGAGGACGCGCTGTGA
- a CDS encoding DUF4433 domain-containing protein, producing MPHRLTELHSIMPLVNIPSVMKHGILSHEEAAKLPHDSVALAEIQQRRDVRRVPGGLNLHQYANLYFCARNPMLFLRKDEASSLCVLRVDKHVLTLPDVVLADRNASSDYVRFLKSPEGLRELDFNLIFATYWTSEDPLEQWRRKSVKCAEVLVPHRVPADLVIGAYVFDAAVEAKLRQTGFDRPITTNRQLFFA from the coding sequence ATGCCGCACCGCTTAACCGAACTACACAGCATCATGCCTCTGGTCAATATCCCTTCGGTGATGAAGCATGGTATCCTGTCCCATGAAGAGGCGGCCAAACTGCCACACGACTCCGTGGCCTTGGCGGAAATTCAGCAACGCCGCGACGTGAGGCGGGTGCCTGGCGGCCTGAACCTGCATCAATATGCCAATCTGTACTTTTGCGCCCGTAACCCGATGCTGTTTCTGAGGAAGGACGAAGCGTCAAGCCTGTGCGTCTTGCGCGTTGACAAGCATGTACTGACCTTGCCGGACGTTGTCCTGGCCGACCGGAACGCTTCCAGTGACTACGTGCGTTTCCTCAAGTCGCCAGAAGGGCTACGCGAACTGGATTTCAATCTGATTTTCGCGACATATTGGACCAGCGAAGATCCGCTCGAACAATGGCGCAGAAAGTCGGTCAAATGCGCCGAGGTTCTGGTTCCGCACCGGGTTCCAGCCGATTTGGTCATAGGTGCCTATGTGTTCGATGCCGCCGTCGAGGCAAAGCTACGTCAGACCGGCTTCGATCGCCCTATTACCACAAACCGGCAACTGTTTTTCGCCTGA
- the uvrB gene encoding excinuclease ABC subunit UvrB, whose translation MAQFILKSDYQPRGDQPQAIKELVEGIARGDKHQVLLGVTGSGKTFTMANVVAQVQRPTLVLAHNKTLAAQLYGEFKELFPDNAVEYFVSYYDYYQPEAYVPSTDTYIEKDSAINEEIDKLRHSATRSLLSRRDVLIVASVSCIYGLGSPEAYFGMLVALAEGQELPRNDLLKRLVEIQYQRNDVDFHRGTFRVRGDTVEIFPAYEENRAIRVEFFGDEIEAISEIDPIRGKVIDRIGKTTIFPASHYVATRPTLERAIKEIQDELLARIQHFRANNQLLEAQRIEQRTLFDIEMMEEMGYCQGIENYSRLLDGRPAGSPPATLFDYFPDDALLFIDESHVSVSQVGAMYRGDRSRKETLVNYGFRLPSALDNRPLTFEEFEAKGIQTVYVSATPADYELRKAEGVVVEQIVRPTGLVDPPIEVRPATEQVDDLIHEIRLAVDRQERVLVTTLTKRMAEDLTGYLQELGIKVRYLHSDIHTVERMEIIRDLRQGKFDVLIGINLLREGLDLPEVALVTILDADKEGFLRSARSLIQTCGRAARNVNGRVIMYADRVTKSMQACLDETARRRATQLAYNAEHGITPETVKKSLRTILEDIAEKDYVELPKVAEEFEEYGGPEKLKKEINRMKKAMLAAAADLDFEKAAELRDRMLALEKRELQLRD comes from the coding sequence ATGGCCCAATTCATCCTCAAATCCGATTACCAGCCCCGGGGCGATCAACCCCAGGCGATCAAGGAACTGGTCGAGGGCATCGCGCGTGGCGATAAGCATCAGGTGCTACTCGGCGTTACCGGCAGCGGCAAGACCTTCACTATGGCCAATGTCGTCGCCCAAGTCCAGCGGCCGACGCTGGTGCTGGCCCACAACAAGACCTTGGCCGCCCAGCTTTACGGCGAGTTCAAGGAGCTTTTCCCCGATAACGCCGTCGAATATTTCGTCAGCTACTACGACTATTACCAGCCCGAAGCCTACGTCCCCTCGACCGACACCTACATCGAAAAAGACTCGGCGATCAACGAGGAGATCGACAAGCTGCGCCACAGCGCCACCCGCAGCCTGCTGTCGCGACGAGACGTGCTCATCGTCGCTTCGGTCTCCTGCATTTACGGTCTCGGCTCGCCGGAAGCCTACTTCGGTATGCTCGTCGCCCTGGCGGAGGGGCAGGAGCTCCCCCGCAACGACCTGCTCAAACGTCTGGTGGAGATCCAGTACCAGCGCAACGACGTCGATTTTCATCGCGGCACCTTCCGGGTGCGGGGGGACACGGTGGAGATCTTCCCCGCCTACGAGGAAAACCGGGCGATCCGCGTCGAGTTTTTCGGCGACGAAATCGAAGCGATCAGCGAGATCGACCCGATTCGCGGCAAGGTCATCGACCGCATCGGCAAAACGACCATCTTTCCCGCCAGCCACTACGTGGCGACCCGCCCGACCCTGGAGCGGGCGATCAAGGAGATTCAGGACGAGCTGCTGGCGCGCATCCAGCACTTTCGCGCCAACAACCAGCTTTTAGAGGCCCAGCGCATCGAGCAGCGCACCCTCTTCGACATCGAGATGATGGAGGAGATGGGCTACTGCCAGGGGATCGAGAACTACTCGCGGCTGCTCGACGGCCGCCCCGCCGGTTCGCCGCCGGCGACGCTGTTCGACTACTTCCCCGACGACGCCCTGCTCTTCATCGACGAGAGCCACGTTTCCGTCTCCCAGGTCGGCGCCATGTATCGCGGCGACCGGTCGCGCAAGGAAACCCTGGTCAATTACGGCTTCCGCCTGCCGTCGGCTCTGGACAACCGGCCGCTGACCTTCGAGGAGTTCGAGGCCAAGGGCATCCAGACCGTCTACGTCTCGGCAACCCCGGCCGACTACGAGCTGCGGAAGGCCGAAGGGGTGGTGGTCGAACAGATCGTCCGCCCCACCGGCCTGGTCGACCCGCCCATCGAGGTGCGCCCGGCGACGGAGCAGGTCGACGATCTCATCCACGAAATCCGGCTCGCCGTCGACAGGCAGGAGCGGGTGCTGGTCACCACCTTGACCAAGCGCATGGCCGAGGATCTCACCGGCTACTTGCAGGAACTCGGCATCAAGGTTCGCTACCTCCATTCGGACATCCACACCGTCGAGCGCATGGAGATCATCCGCGATCTGCGCCAGGGCAAGTTCGACGTGCTCATCGGCATCAACTTGCTGCGCGAGGGGCTCGACCTTCCCGAGGTGGCGTTGGTGACGATCCTCGACGCCGATAAGGAAGGTTTTCTGCGCAGTGCCCGCTCCCTCATCCAGACCTGCGGCCGCGCCGCCCGTAACGTCAACGGCCGGGTGATCATGTACGCCGACCGGGTCACCAAGTCGATGCAGGCCTGCCTCGACGAAACCGCCCGGCGCCGCGCCACCCAGCTTGCCTACAACGCCGAGCACGGCATTACCCCGGAGACGGTCAAGAAGAGCCTGCGCACCATCCTTGAAGATATCGCCGAGAAGGATTATGTGGAACTGCCGAAGGTGGCGGAGGAGTTCGAGGAGTACGGCGGTCCCGAGAAGCTGAAAAAGGAGATCAACCGAATGAAGAAGGCGATGCTCGCCGCCGCCGCCGATCTCGATTTCGAGAAGGCCGCCGAGCTGCGGGACCGGATGCTGGCGCTGGAAAAGCGGGAGTTGCAGTTGCGGGACTAA